One window of the Pyxicephalus adspersus chromosome 5, UCB_Pads_2.0, whole genome shotgun sequence genome contains the following:
- the PRELID3A gene encoding PRELI domain containing protein 3A isoform X1: MPQCADPSLHKACQPSYKDMKIWSSEHVFSHPWDTVIKAAMRKYPNPMNPCVVGVDVVDRSLDPQGRLHSHRLLSTEWRLPGLVRAILGTSRTLTYIKEHSIVDPVEKKMVLCSTNISLTNLVSVDERLVYKPHPEHPEETVLTQEAIITVKGVSLSSYLEGLMATTISSNARKVQDSWTHCLHSGKKILGVGFSYRNSHIWYLTILNEEFSIHHFSSFSNFNIF; the protein is encoded by the exons ATGCCCCAGTGTGCTGACCCCTCTCTGCACAAAGCCTGCCAGCCCTCCTACAAAGACATGAAGATCTGGAGCTCAGAGCATGTGTTCAG CCATCCATGGGATACAGTGATTAAAGCAGCCATGAGGAAATACCCAAATCCCATGAATCCGTGTGTGGTTGGGGTGGATGTGGTTGATCGAAGTTTGGATCCCCAAGGAAGATTACACAGCCATCGTCTGCTCAGCACAGAATGGAGACTACCAGGTCTTGTGAGGGCT ATTCTTGGAACCAGCAGAACATTGACATATATCAAAGAACATTCCATAGTGGACCCAGTggaaaagaaaatggttttatGTTCAACGAAT ATTTCACTGACAAATTTAGTGTCTGTTGATGAAAGGTTGGTTTACAAACCCCATCCAGAACACCCAGAGGA GACAGTACTTACCCAGGAAGCCATAATTACAGTAAAAGGAGTCAGCTTAAGCAGTTATCTAGAAGGACTGATGGCTACCACAATTTCTTCAAATGCTAGAAAG gttCAGGATTCATGGACGCACTGTTtacacagtggaaaaaaaatattgggagtGGGATTCTCCTACAGGAATTCACATATCTGGTACTTGACCATTTTGAATGAAGAATTTTCCATCCATCATTTTAGCAGTTTTAgcaatttcaatattttctaa
- the PRELID3A gene encoding PRELI domain containing protein 3A isoform X2, producing MPQCADPSLHKACQPSYKDMKIWSSEHVFSHPWDTVIKAAMRKYPNPMNPCVVGVDVVDRSLDPQGRLHSHRLLSTEWRLPGLVRAILGTSRTLTYIKEHSIVDPVEKKMVLCSTNISLTNLVSVDERLVYKPHPEHPEETVLTQEAIITVKGVSLSSYLEGLMATTISSNARKGWDAIEWIIQNSESTVS from the exons ATGCCCCAGTGTGCTGACCCCTCTCTGCACAAAGCCTGCCAGCCCTCCTACAAAGACATGAAGATCTGGAGCTCAGAGCATGTGTTCAG CCATCCATGGGATACAGTGATTAAAGCAGCCATGAGGAAATACCCAAATCCCATGAATCCGTGTGTGGTTGGGGTGGATGTGGTTGATCGAAGTTTGGATCCCCAAGGAAGATTACACAGCCATCGTCTGCTCAGCACAGAATGGAGACTACCAGGTCTTGTGAGGGCT ATTCTTGGAACCAGCAGAACATTGACATATATCAAAGAACATTCCATAGTGGACCCAGTggaaaagaaaatggttttatGTTCAACGAAT ATTTCACTGACAAATTTAGTGTCTGTTGATGAAAGGTTGGTTTACAAACCCCATCCAGAACACCCAGAGGA GACAGTACTTACCCAGGAAGCCATAATTACAGTAAAAGGAGTCAGCTTAAGCAGTTATCTAGAAGGACTGATGGCTACCACAATTTCTTCAAATGCTAGAAAG GGATGGGATGCTATTGAATGGATCATTCAAAATTCTGAGAGTACAGTAAGCTAA
- the PRELID3A gene encoding PRELI domain containing protein 3A isoform X3 — translation MRKYPNPMNPCVVGVDVVDRSLDPQGRLHSHRLLSTEWRLPGLVRAILGTSRTLTYIKEHSIVDPVEKKMVLCSTNISLTNLVSVDERLVYKPHPEHPEETVLTQEAIITVKGVSLSSYLEGLMATTISSNARKVQDSWTHCLHSGKKILGVGFSYRNSHIWYLTILNEEFSIHHFSSFSNFNIF, via the exons ATGAGGAAATACCCAAATCCCATGAATCCGTGTGTGGTTGGGGTGGATGTGGTTGATCGAAGTTTGGATCCCCAAGGAAGATTACACAGCCATCGTCTGCTCAGCACAGAATGGAGACTACCAGGTCTTGTGAGGGCT ATTCTTGGAACCAGCAGAACATTGACATATATCAAAGAACATTCCATAGTGGACCCAGTggaaaagaaaatggttttatGTTCAACGAAT ATTTCACTGACAAATTTAGTGTCTGTTGATGAAAGGTTGGTTTACAAACCCCATCCAGAACACCCAGAGGA GACAGTACTTACCCAGGAAGCCATAATTACAGTAAAAGGAGTCAGCTTAAGCAGTTATCTAGAAGGACTGATGGCTACCACAATTTCTTCAAATGCTAGAAAG gttCAGGATTCATGGACGCACTGTTtacacagtggaaaaaaaatattgggagtGGGATTCTCCTACAGGAATTCACATATCTGGTACTTGACCATTTTGAATGAAGAATTTTCCATCCATCATTTTAGCAGTTTTAgcaatttcaatattttctaa